Proteins found in one Vallitalea guaymasensis genomic segment:
- a CDS encoding response regulator transcription factor: protein MYKVLIVDDEYEIRKGISNYFPWNEIGFEVIGEAENGREALKIIQKNPVHVVLCDIKMPHMTGIQLAQILYEQYSHTKIVFLSAYKDFEYAKKALVYGVKDYIVKPSKYKELLNVFVKIKSELDKSEVIINKDNPVKDDKTQDTTYHDKMIITIKNITKNNYQNITLQHVADKVNISPSYLSKYFKSKTGENFSDYVLKIKMEKARELLMDIKYKTYEVSELVGYTNPKNFTRAFKKYFGQSPRNYRNGGKK from the coding sequence ATGTATAAAGTTCTTATAGTCGATGATGAATATGAAATAAGAAAAGGTATCAGTAATTATTTTCCTTGGAACGAAATAGGTTTTGAAGTTATAGGTGAAGCAGAAAATGGAAGAGAAGCTCTAAAAATCATTCAAAAGAATCCTGTTCATGTAGTACTTTGTGATATAAAGATGCCTCATATGACAGGAATACAACTGGCACAAATATTATATGAGCAATATAGTCATACAAAAATAGTATTTCTAAGTGCATATAAAGATTTTGAATATGCTAAAAAAGCTCTTGTCTATGGAGTTAAGGACTATATTGTAAAACCATCTAAGTATAAAGAACTTTTGAATGTATTTGTTAAGATAAAATCCGAATTGGACAAGTCTGAAGTTATAATAAATAAAGATAACCCTGTCAAAGACGACAAAACCCAAGATACAACTTATCATGATAAAATGATTATTACCATTAAAAACATTACTAAAAACAATTATCAGAATATAACCCTTCAACATGTAGCTGATAAAGTTAATATTAGTCCTTCATACTTAAGTAAATACTTCAAATCAAAAACAGGAGAGAATTTTTCTGATTATGTTCTAAAAATCAAGATGGAAAAAGCTAGGGAACTATTAATGGATATCAAATATAAGACCTACGAAGTCAGTGAGTTGGTAGGTTACACAAACCCTAAGAATTTTACTAGAGCTTTCAAAAAATATTTTGGACAAAGTCCCCGCAATTATAGAAACGGGGGTAAGAAATGA